A part of Solicola gregarius genomic DNA contains:
- the aroQ gene encoding type II 3-dehydroquinate dehydratase codes for MDSSDGRTILVVNGPNLNLLGTREPATYGSATLADVERDAEAAATRHGVACRFVQSNHVGELIDAIHEARDDCSGIVINAGGYTHTSVALRDAIAAVALPTIEVHISNVHKREDFRHHSYLSAVCEAVIVGAGIHGYVLAIDHLAQRLSEQS; via the coding sequence ATGGACAGCTCCGACGGGCGCACCATCCTCGTCGTCAACGGGCCGAACCTGAACCTGCTCGGTACGCGCGAGCCGGCAACGTACGGTTCGGCGACCCTCGCCGACGTGGAGCGGGACGCCGAGGCCGCGGCCACGCGCCATGGGGTGGCGTGCCGATTCGTGCAGAGCAACCATGTGGGCGAGCTGATCGACGCCATTCATGAGGCGCGCGACGACTGCAGCGGCATCGTCATCAACGCCGGCGGATACACGCACACCTCCGTCGCGCTGCGCGATGCGATCGCCGCCGTCGCGCTGCCGACCATCGAGGTGCACATCTCCAACGTGCACAAGCGAGAGGACTTCCGGCACCACTCGTACCTCTCGGCGGTGTGCGAGGCCGTGATCGTCGGCGCCGGCATCCACGGCTACGTACTGGCGATCGACCACCTGGCACAGCGGCTCAGCGAGCAGAGCTGA
- a CDS encoding FHA domain-containing protein gives MSSVTVEDVTLTRSPGCDETTRRRGVRDLEPGQSLTFGRGSPDTSVDLTLQSAEVSRRAGTIRAVADYWLLTNASAVTYVVENLEGAGEHVKIPPGRADAPVPFELSRLLIPVDAGTYDLHVYAPQHAYLAGDPTVAGDTTVRPFVLDETSKYFRVLVALCEPRLRDPSSVAIPSSDDVARRLAPTGERMSRSAVDYHINYLAETKLRIRSATDGDRAESKRASLVALALRFNLVTEEHLGVLGPRSGADA, from the coding sequence TTGTCGTCCGTCACCGTCGAAGACGTCACCCTTACCCGTAGCCCGGGCTGCGACGAAACCACTCGTCGCCGCGGCGTACGCGATCTCGAGCCCGGCCAATCGCTCACGTTCGGGCGCGGCAGCCCGGACACCTCCGTCGACCTCACCCTGCAGAGCGCCGAGGTCTCTCGCCGCGCGGGGACGATCCGCGCGGTCGCCGACTACTGGCTGCTCACCAACGCCAGTGCGGTCACGTACGTCGTCGAGAACCTGGAAGGGGCAGGCGAGCACGTCAAGATCCCACCCGGGCGAGCCGACGCTCCCGTGCCCTTCGAGCTGTCCCGCCTGCTCATCCCCGTCGACGCAGGCACGTACGACCTCCACGTGTACGCGCCGCAACACGCGTACCTCGCCGGCGATCCCACTGTCGCCGGCGACACCACGGTCCGGCCGTTCGTGCTCGACGAGACCTCGAAGTACTTCCGCGTTCTCGTTGCACTGTGCGAGCCGCGCCTGCGAGACCCGTCGAGTGTTGCGATCCCGAGCAGCGACGATGTCGCCCGCCGGCTGGCGCCGACCGGCGAACGGATGAGTCGCTCGGCCGTCGACTATCACATCAACTACCTGGCGGAGACCAAGTTGCGCATCCGATCGGCCACCGACGGCGACCGCGCCGAGTCCAAACGAGCCTCCCTCGTCGCACTCGCACTGCGCTTCAACCTGGTCACCGAGGAACATCTCGGCGTCCTCGGCCCGCGGTCAGGTGCTGACGCATGA
- a CDS encoding ABC1 kinase family protein yields the protein MTLLVLPAAGITALVFTVVAGRAVRRLMGVDIGTVRMLLAGAVIISLQGPLIRSLAGGRYEDESVTVGLGLLLLSLAGSAVIAMIGLAIAEALVPSGSIAGPLTAWQRGRGSVARVRRYLRIARIVARHGLGPYVARRGRHGRTSRDQLARSLRLALEDGGAAFVKFGQLLSTRVDLLPEAFTVELALLRDRVPPAGWEAVEPTLRADLDDPEAFAWIDPEPLAAASIAQVHAAQLRDGSDVVLKIQRPGAAATMAADLDILSRLARCLQHRTAWASKIGLVALVDAYATALREEFDFELEAANALSIGASTARTSTTPPVRVPEVYARLSTKRVLVMERFRGQPIGRATGDDGRQVARSLLASVLDQILRDGVFHADPHQGNIVLLESGGVGLLDFGSVARIDAELRAGLRRLLLAVDRDDPRAATDALLGVVESPRDLDRVRLVREVGRCLMRHLGPGASAGAGLLVDLIRVLTRFGLRVPPEVAAAFRAVATLEGVLAQSVPGFDVVTEARDIASRVRMPAFEPADVRRELARVLPAIQEIPRTIERLGQALEAGKLTVRHEVVVDAAERARVRDTVHQVLAGAIGSALGFMALMLLQLPGGPQVSDRLDLHQLLGYGLLTTGALLVTRALVPIFSSAR from the coding sequence ATGACCCTCCTCGTGCTTCCAGCAGCGGGCATCACCGCGCTGGTCTTCACCGTCGTCGCCGGCCGTGCCGTACGTCGGTTGATGGGCGTCGACATCGGAACCGTTCGGATGCTGCTCGCCGGCGCCGTCATCATCAGCCTGCAGGGTCCACTGATCCGGTCGTTGGCCGGCGGGCGGTACGAGGACGAGAGCGTGACAGTGGGTTTGGGTCTGCTGCTGTTGTCGCTCGCCGGGTCTGCGGTGATTGCGATGATCGGACTGGCGATCGCGGAGGCGCTCGTACCGTCCGGGTCGATCGCGGGCCCACTCACCGCCTGGCAGCGCGGGCGCGGGTCGGTCGCTCGGGTGCGCCGCTACCTTCGGATCGCACGGATCGTGGCGCGCCACGGTCTCGGGCCGTACGTCGCTCGTCGGGGTCGCCATGGGCGTACGAGCCGGGACCAGCTGGCGCGCTCGCTGCGTCTCGCGCTGGAGGACGGCGGGGCCGCATTCGTGAAGTTCGGGCAGCTGCTGTCGACCCGGGTCGACCTCCTCCCCGAGGCGTTCACCGTCGAGCTGGCGTTGCTGCGTGACCGCGTACCGCCGGCGGGATGGGAGGCCGTCGAACCGACCCTGCGCGCCGACCTGGACGACCCCGAGGCGTTCGCGTGGATCGACCCGGAGCCGCTGGCCGCGGCGTCGATCGCGCAGGTCCATGCGGCGCAGCTACGCGACGGCAGCGACGTGGTACTGAAGATCCAGCGCCCGGGTGCGGCGGCGACGATGGCCGCCGATCTCGACATCCTTTCCCGGCTCGCGCGCTGCCTGCAGCACCGTACCGCCTGGGCGTCGAAGATCGGCCTGGTCGCGCTCGTCGATGCGTACGCGACTGCGCTGCGCGAGGAGTTCGACTTCGAGCTCGAGGCCGCCAACGCGCTCTCGATCGGTGCATCTACGGCTCGTACGTCGACCACGCCGCCCGTGCGGGTGCCGGAGGTCTACGCACGGTTGTCGACGAAGCGGGTGCTCGTGATGGAGCGCTTTCGCGGGCAACCGATCGGACGCGCGACGGGCGACGACGGACGACAGGTCGCCCGGTCTCTGCTCGCGTCCGTTCTCGACCAGATCCTGCGCGACGGCGTCTTCCACGCCGACCCGCACCAGGGCAACATCGTGCTGCTCGAAAGCGGCGGTGTCGGGCTGCTGGACTTCGGGTCGGTCGCCCGGATCGACGCCGAGCTGCGCGCCGGGCTACGCCGCCTGCTGCTCGCCGTCGACCGAGACGACCCCCGTGCCGCGACGGATGCACTGCTCGGAGTCGTCGAGTCTCCACGCGATCTCGACCGCGTGCGTCTCGTACGCGAGGTCGGGCGTTGCCTCATGCGGCATCTCGGACCCGGCGCATCGGCGGGCGCCGGCCTGCTCGTCGACCTGATCCGCGTCCTCACCCGGTTCGGGTTGCGCGTACCGCCGGAGGTGGCGGCCGCCTTCCGCGCGGTCGCGACGCTCGAGGGCGTTCTCGCGCAGTCGGTCCCCGGGTTCGACGTCGTCACCGAGGCGCGCGACATCGCTTCGCGCGTGCGGATGCCGGCGTTCGAGCCCGCCGACGTACGACGTGAGCTGGCGCGGGTGTTGCCGGCGATCCAGGAGATTCCACGCACCATCGAACGGCTCGGCCAGGCGCTCGAGGCCGGCAAGCTGACCGTACGACACGAGGTCGTCGTCGATGCTGCCGAACGAGCCCGTGTCCGCGACACAGTGCATCAGGTGCTCGCCGGTGCGATCGGTTCCGCGCTCGGCTTCATGGCGCTGATGCTGTTGCAGCTGCCCGGTGGCCCACAGGTGAGCGACCGACTCGACCTGCACCAGCTACTCGGCTACGGGCTGCTGACCACGGGCGCGCTTCTCGTCACGCGCGCGCTCGTGCCGATCTTCAGCTCTGCTCGCTGA
- a CDS encoding protein kinase, with product MTRRGGWAVVVPEGYRVGPWRIGTPIASGCWGSVYAAERVDGEGPSIAACKFLPGNALTPAQRATVEDLASRERAFGANVRSEHLIQTYEVLDVADEDDKHLDGCTVIVMERARTSLREVLDGLTDQTPPPDAVAMLTGLAQALDDVHDAGWVHGDVSASNVLVMDDGDVRLADFGLSAELDGTHAYIPQLGSFDYTPAEWWSAPVDDRGVEARPSRDVWAFGVLAHRLLSGGHHPFPGCDPRTRATAVREYAATGDGMHLEPTLAAPWRELIATCLERDPSARGALAGTLADRVRALSDVPIEAGSAAPDRPADRLRTLRWHIAVGVAAATVAAVAAVGASALVSDPDSPPSSPPGERTARGPEPIVPAASAPGDIATDADVPARYRSVITKMAHRCADPLVTPAFVAAVLATESGFDRAKRSPQTGEYGIAMWTPAIFQVWAKAEEHPKRSVFNARDSIRALSDYLCWAGGVLENVPVNDPVYRAVAYRTSDKTVSDFGGVPPEYRAYAAEVRRHLREFAVPS from the coding sequence ATGACGCGCCGCGGGGGCTGGGCGGTTGTCGTCCCGGAGGGATACCGGGTCGGTCCGTGGCGCATCGGTACGCCGATCGCGAGCGGCTGCTGGGGCAGCGTGTACGCGGCCGAGCGGGTCGATGGCGAAGGCCCGTCCATCGCGGCCTGCAAGTTCCTGCCGGGCAACGCGCTCACGCCCGCGCAGCGAGCCACGGTCGAAGACCTCGCGTCGCGAGAGCGCGCCTTCGGCGCCAACGTACGCAGCGAGCACCTGATCCAGACGTACGAGGTGCTCGACGTCGCCGACGAGGACGACAAGCACCTGGACGGCTGCACCGTCATCGTCATGGAACGCGCGCGCACCAGCCTGCGCGAGGTACTCGACGGGCTCACCGACCAGACACCACCGCCCGACGCCGTCGCGATGCTCACCGGACTCGCCCAGGCACTCGACGACGTGCACGACGCCGGCTGGGTCCACGGCGACGTCTCGGCCTCCAACGTGCTCGTCATGGACGACGGCGACGTCCGACTCGCCGACTTCGGCCTCAGCGCCGAGCTCGACGGCACGCACGCATACATCCCCCAGCTCGGGTCGTTCGACTACACACCCGCCGAATGGTGGTCGGCGCCGGTCGACGATCGCGGCGTCGAGGCCCGCCCGAGCAGAGATGTCTGGGCGTTCGGCGTACTCGCTCACCGGTTGTTGAGCGGCGGCCACCATCCGTTCCCGGGCTGCGACCCACGTACCCGCGCGACCGCGGTCCGCGAGTACGCGGCGACCGGCGACGGTATGCACCTCGAACCCACGCTCGCAGCGCCCTGGCGAGAACTCATCGCGACCTGCCTCGAACGTGACCCGTCGGCCCGAGGTGCACTCGCCGGTACGCTCGCCGACCGGGTCCGGGCGCTCTCCGACGTGCCGATCGAGGCCGGCTCGGCCGCACCCGACCGTCCGGCCGACCGCCTCCGTACGCTGCGCTGGCACATCGCCGTCGGTGTCGCCGCCGCGACGGTCGCCGCGGTTGCGGCCGTCGGCGCGAGCGCGCTCGTCTCCGACCCGGATTCACCGCCGTCGAGCCCGCCCGGCGAGCGTACGGCCCGCGGGCCTGAGCCGATCGTGCCCGCGGCGAGCGCCCCGGGCGACATCGCCACGGATGCCGACGTGCCCGCCCGCTATCGGAGCGTCATCACGAAGATGGCGCACCGATGCGCCGATCCGTTGGTGACGCCGGCATTCGTCGCGGCCGTACTCGCCACCGAGTCGGGATTCGACCGCGCCAAGCGTTCCCCGCAGACCGGCGAGTACGGCATCGCCATGTGGACCCCGGCGATCTTCCAGGTCTGGGCAAAGGCCGAAGAGCATCCGAAACGTTCGGTCTTCAACGCCCGCGACTCGATCCGCGCGCTGAGCGACTATCTGTGCTGGGCCGGCGGCGTGCTGGAGAACGTCCCCGTCAACGACCCCGTCTACCGCGCCGTCGCCTACCGCACGAGCGACAAGACGGTCAGCGACTTCGGCGGGGTGCCGCCCGAGTACCGCGCGTACGCCGCAGAGGTACGCCGCCATCTGCGCGAGTTCGCCGTTCCGAGCTGA
- a CDS encoding DUF503 domain-containing protein, which yields MWIGAIELDLLLGDVHSLKTKRGLVRPLVRELRQRFEVSAAEVDHLDLHRRSAVGASCVAADRGHVVDVLDRVERLVAARPEFELLSARRSVSTIDD from the coding sequence ATGTGGATTGGTGCGATCGAGCTCGACCTGCTCCTCGGCGATGTGCACTCACTCAAGACCAAGCGCGGTCTCGTACGCCCGCTCGTACGCGAGCTGCGCCAACGCTTCGAGGTGAGCGCCGCCGAAGTCGACCATCTCGACCTGCACCGGCGATCGGCGGTCGGCGCGTCCTGCGTCGCCGCCGACCGCGGCCACGTGGTCGACGTACTCGATCGGGTCGAGCGGCTCGTCGCCGCTCGACCCGAGTTCGAGCTGCTCTCTGCCCGGCGCAGCGTGTCGACGATCGACGACTAG
- a CDS encoding DUF433 domain-containing protein, with protein MSRLERITVDASICHGKPTVRGLRYPVQMLLELLASGMSVDEVLGDYPDLERDDVLAALEFGALTAAGQSVGPLGAA; from the coding sequence ATGTCTCGACTCGAGCGGATCACGGTCGACGCGTCGATCTGCCACGGCAAGCCGACGGTCCGTGGGCTGCGGTATCCGGTCCAGATGCTTCTGGAGCTGTTGGCTTCGGGGATGTCCGTCGATGAGGTTCTCGGGGACTATCCAGACCTGGAGCGCGATGACGTGCTCGCGGCTCTGGAGTTCGGGGCGCTCACCGCCGCCGGTCAATCGGTTGGGCCGCTCGGTGCCGCGTGA
- a CDS encoding class I SAM-dependent methyltransferase: MRFSAPADHYDRFMGRYSTGLAAALADAAGVRSGQRALDVGCGPGALTSELANRLGASRVAAIDPAPLFVAACRERNPGTDVREGVAEQLPWDGGEFDATLCCLVVAFMDDPEQGVREMKRVTQPGGTVTACMWDIATGGMTMLSTFWAAVKRINPDAPAEHALPGTAEGELARLFDRVDLDDVVGGALTVSADYTGFDDFWDPFMLGVGPAGAYLQTLSSGDQAEVREACRALLPDGAFSLDARAWFARGQA, encoded by the coding sequence ATGCGGTTCTCAGCGCCCGCCGACCACTATGACCGGTTCATGGGGCGCTACAGCACCGGTCTCGCTGCCGCCCTCGCGGACGCGGCGGGGGTCCGGTCCGGGCAGCGGGCGCTCGACGTCGGCTGCGGACCCGGCGCGCTCACCAGCGAGCTCGCCAACCGGCTCGGAGCCAGCAGGGTGGCGGCGATCGATCCCGCACCGTTGTTCGTCGCCGCGTGCCGCGAGCGCAATCCAGGTACAGACGTACGCGAGGGCGTCGCAGAGCAGCTGCCATGGGATGGCGGCGAATTCGACGCCACCCTCTGCTGCCTCGTGGTCGCGTTCATGGACGACCCCGAGCAAGGCGTACGCGAGATGAAGCGCGTCACCCAGCCGGGCGGCACCGTCACCGCGTGCATGTGGGACATCGCGACCGGCGGGATGACGATGCTGAGTACGTTCTGGGCCGCGGTGAAACGGATCAACCCCGACGCACCCGCCGAGCATGCATTGCCCGGCACTGCCGAGGGCGAACTCGCGCGACTGTTCGACCGAGTCGACCTCGATGATGTCGTCGGCGGCGCGCTCACCGTGAGCGCGGACTACACAGGCTTCGACGACTTCTGGGATCCATTCATGTTGGGCGTGGGACCGGCCGGCGCGTACCTCCAGACCCTGTCGTCCGGCGACCAGGCCGAGGTACGCGAAGCCTGTCGCGCCCTACTGCCCGATGGTGCGTTCAGCCTCGATGCCCGCGCGTGGTTCGCGCGTGGCCAGGCCTGA
- a CDS encoding mechanosensitive ion channel family protein: MSSHAATSTQAIEWSGGLEDAWSSFATFIPKLVAFLIVLFIGWIIARVVAGVLGKVLERLGFGRLLDKAGLSRFFSQSSFTPVGLICKLVYYFILLIALQLALTAFGPSNPVSDIINDIVNFLPKAVVAIVIIVIVAAIANAVKDILRGVLGGVSYGEVLTNIVGVFILALGVIAALNQVGIATTVTMPVLITVLATIGGVIVVGVGGGLIGPMRQRWEGWLSSIESETRSAKDSGGEASGHSSV; encoded by the coding sequence ATGTCATCGCACGCGGCAACATCGACACAAGCCATCGAGTGGAGCGGGGGTCTCGAAGACGCCTGGTCGTCGTTCGCGACCTTCATCCCGAAGCTTGTTGCATTCCTGATAGTCCTGTTCATCGGCTGGATCATCGCGAGGGTGGTCGCCGGTGTACTCGGCAAAGTGCTCGAACGGCTCGGGTTCGGACGCCTACTCGACAAGGCCGGCCTCTCGAGATTCTTCAGCCAGTCGTCGTTCACCCCGGTCGGGCTGATCTGCAAGCTCGTCTACTACTTCATCCTGCTGATCGCCCTGCAGTTGGCACTGACCGCGTTCGGTCCGTCCAACCCGGTCAGCGACATCATCAACGACATCGTCAACTTCCTGCCCAAGGCCGTCGTCGCGATCGTCATCATCGTGATCGTCGCGGCAATCGCCAACGCAGTGAAGGACATCCTGCGCGGTGTGCTCGGCGGCGTGTCGTACGGCGAGGTGCTCACCAACATCGTCGGCGTGTTCATCCTCGCGCTCGGTGTGATCGCGGCGCTGAACCAGGTCGGCATCGCAACGACCGTGACGATGCCGGTGCTGATCACCGTGCTCGCCACGATCGGCGGCGTCATCGTCGTCGGTGTCGGTGGCGGTCTCATCGGCCCGATGCGTCAGCGCTGGGAGGGCTGGCTGAGCAGCATCGAGTCGGAGACCCGGAGCGCCAAGGACTCAGGAGGCGAAGCGTCGGGGCACTCCTCCGTATAG
- a CDS encoding phosphoenolpyruvate carboxykinase (GTP): MAAATTDHPTNTTYRTTHAKLAAWVDEVSELTQPDSIYWCDGTDEEWNRLTDELVAAGTFVRLDESKKPNSFWCASDPSDVARVEDRTFICSQNAEDAGPTNNWMDPSEMKSVLNDLYSGSMRGRTMYVIPFVMGHLDADKPMFGVEITDSAYVVASMRVMARMGMDVLDKIESTEADFVPCLHSVGAPLEPGEADIAWPCNDTKYIVHFPEERAIWSYGSGYGGNALLGKKCYSLRIASAMAHDEGWLAEHMLILKLTNPEGVVKYVAAAFPSACGKTNLAMITPTIPGWKAETLGDDIAWMRFGKDGRLYAVNPEDGLFGVAPGTGYGTNPNAMKAIEQGNSVFTNVALTDDGDIWWEGMTDEPPAHLTDWKGRDWTPASSEKAAHPNSRFCTPIRQCPIIADEYDDPRGVPIDAILFGGRRKTTIPLVTEARDWTHGTFMGATLSSETTAAATGAVGVVRRDPMAMLPFMGYNAGDYFQHWLNVGKDADSSKLPRIFYVNWFRRDDDGGFLWPGFGENSRVLKWVFERIQGTVDAVETPVGRVPAPGSLDIDGLDVTEDDIAKALAVKPEEWRDELPQITEWFEKFGEKLPSIFWSELDGLRERLG, translated from the coding sequence ATGGCCGCAGCCACCACAGACCATCCGACGAACACCACCTACCGAACGACCCACGCCAAACTAGCGGCGTGGGTCGACGAGGTTTCGGAGCTCACGCAGCCCGACTCCATCTATTGGTGCGATGGCACCGATGAGGAGTGGAACCGCCTTACCGACGAACTCGTCGCGGCAGGTACGTTCGTCCGACTCGACGAATCCAAGAAGCCCAACTCGTTCTGGTGTGCCTCCGATCCGAGCGATGTCGCTCGCGTCGAGGACCGCACCTTCATCTGTAGTCAGAACGCCGAAGACGCCGGTCCCACCAACAACTGGATGGACCCGAGCGAGATGAAGTCCGTCCTCAACGACCTGTACAGCGGGTCGATGCGGGGCCGCACGATGTACGTGATCCCCTTCGTGATGGGGCACCTCGACGCCGACAAGCCGATGTTCGGGGTCGAGATCACCGACTCCGCGTACGTCGTCGCGTCGATGCGCGTGATGGCCCGCATGGGCATGGACGTCCTCGACAAGATCGAGTCGACCGAGGCCGACTTCGTACCCTGCCTGCACTCCGTCGGCGCCCCGCTCGAGCCGGGCGAGGCCGACATCGCGTGGCCGTGCAACGACACCAAGTACATCGTGCACTTCCCCGAGGAGCGGGCGATCTGGTCGTACGGCTCGGGGTACGGCGGCAACGCGCTGCTGGGCAAGAAGTGCTACTCCCTGCGCATCGCATCGGCGATGGCCCACGACGAGGGCTGGCTCGCCGAGCACATGCTGATCCTCAAGCTGACCAACCCGGAGGGCGTCGTGAAGTACGTCGCCGCGGCGTTCCCGAGCGCGTGCGGCAAGACGAACCTTGCGATGATCACGCCGACGATCCCGGGCTGGAAGGCGGAGACACTCGGCGACGACATCGCGTGGATGCGGTTCGGCAAGGACGGCCGACTGTACGCCGTGAACCCCGAGGACGGCCTGTTCGGCGTCGCTCCGGGCACCGGGTACGGCACGAACCCCAACGCCATGAAGGCGATCGAGCAGGGCAACTCGGTCTTCACCAACGTCGCGCTCACCGACGACGGCGACATCTGGTGGGAGGGCATGACCGACGAGCCGCCGGCCCACCTGACCGACTGGAAGGGTCGCGACTGGACGCCCGCGTCGAGCGAGAAGGCCGCGCATCCCAACAGCCGCTTCTGCACGCCGATCCGCCAGTGCCCGATCATCGCCGACGAGTACGACGACCCACGCGGTGTGCCGATCGACGCGATCCTGTTCGGCGGTCGTCGCAAGACGACCATCCCGCTCGTCACCGAGGCCCGCGACTGGACCCACGGCACCTTCATGGGCGCGACGCTGAGCTCGGAGACGACCGCGGCCGCCACCGGTGCCGTCGGCGTCGTACGCCGTGATCCGATGGCGATGCTGCCGTTCATGGGTTACAACGCCGGCGACTACTTCCAGCACTGGCTGAACGTCGGTAAGGACGCCGACTCGTCCAAGCTGCCGCGGATCTTCTACGTCAACTGGTTCCGCCGCGACGACGACGGCGGCTTCCTGTGGCCGGGTTTCGGCGAGAACTCCCGGGTGCTGAAGTGGGTCTTCGAGCGCATCCAGGGCACGGTCGACGCCGTCGAGACACCGGTCGGCCGGGTGCCGGCGCCGGGCTCGCTCGACATCGACGGCCTCGATGTCACCGAGGACGACATCGCGAAGGCGCTCGCGGTGAAGCCGGAGGAGTGGCGCGACGAGCTTCCGCAGATCACCGAGTGGTTCGAGAAGTTCGGCGAGAAGCTTCCGTCGATCTTCTGGAGCGAGCTCGACGGGCTCCGCGAACGCCTTGGCTGA
- a CDS encoding glycoside hydrolase family 19 protein, which yields MIRNLRAFGAAVGAVGICATSLVAASPASAAEFTTYGNDVNVRAEATTQSSVVGTLPGPTAIDVECQTNGEYVDLGGGVGSSWWAKVPALNGYVTVAYVDIPESKLPGVAECDSDEPPPSEGDMTVEDIQAIVPEKVRDPNRIAEGLPNLNAAMNEAGITTPERKAALVATLSHESNLEYDRREDGDTRTYGGRGFIQLTGDFNYGPAGDYLGIDLLGDPDLAMSIDHSPRIATWYWTVAHDINAMADNLDMGAVNAAIGYPVGDGTEDAARCDVANRALAHFGGSGTFACTRPSIAGMPNPRKVSPEEFAPYDKLLVRASRQGAQHRAAQ from the coding sequence GTGATCCGCAACCTGCGAGCGTTCGGCGCAGCGGTCGGCGCCGTGGGGATCTGCGCGACGAGTCTCGTCGCTGCAAGCCCCGCGAGCGCGGCCGAGTTCACCACATACGGCAACGACGTCAACGTACGAGCCGAGGCGACGACTCAGTCGTCGGTTGTGGGCACCCTGCCCGGCCCGACTGCGATCGACGTCGAATGCCAGACCAACGGCGAGTACGTCGACCTCGGCGGAGGAGTCGGCAGCAGCTGGTGGGCGAAGGTACCGGCCCTGAACGGCTACGTGACCGTGGCGTACGTCGACATTCCTGAGAGCAAACTCCCCGGGGTCGCCGAGTGCGACTCCGACGAGCCACCGCCGTCCGAGGGCGACATGACCGTCGAGGACATCCAGGCAATCGTGCCCGAGAAGGTGCGGGACCCGAACAGGATCGCCGAAGGACTGCCGAACCTGAACGCGGCGATGAACGAAGCGGGCATCACCACACCCGAGCGCAAGGCCGCCCTGGTCGCCACCCTCTCGCACGAGTCGAATCTCGAGTACGACCGCCGCGAGGACGGCGACACCCGCACGTACGGTGGTCGCGGATTCATCCAGCTGACCGGCGACTTCAACTACGGCCCGGCGGGTGACTACCTCGGCATCGACCTGCTCGGCGACCCCGACCTCGCGATGTCGATCGACCACAGCCCGAGGATCGCGACCTGGTACTGGACCGTCGCACACGACATCAACGCGATGGCGGACAACCTCGACATGGGCGCGGTCAACGCGGCCATCGGCTACCCGGTGGGTGACGGCACGGAGGACGCTGCCCGCTGCGACGTCGCGAACCGGGCCCTCGCGCACTTCGGCGGCAGCGGAACGTTCGCCTGCACTCGGCCGTCGATCGCCGGCATGCCGAACCCGCGCAAGGTGAGCCCGGAGGAGTTCGCACCGTACGACAAGCTGCTCGTCCGGGCGTCCCGCCAGGGAGCGCAACACCGAGCGGCGCAGTAG
- a CDS encoding DUF5615 family PIN-like protein, protein MRFLVDAQLPARLAARLGDLGHDVVHTSSLPHGNRTTDVEISEIADQKNRIVVTRDADFRNSHLLQGSPSKVLVIATGNISNTDLLTLCESCLSRIEDALVVGAYVKLRQDGVVSHPRPGS, encoded by the coding sequence GTGAGGTTCCTCGTTGATGCGCAGCTGCCGGCGCGGTTGGCTGCTCGTCTGGGCGACCTTGGTCATGACGTGGTCCACACCTCGTCGTTGCCGCACGGCAATAGAACCACCGACGTCGAGATCTCGGAGATCGCCGATCAGAAGAACCGGATCGTCGTCACTAGGGACGCCGACTTCCGGAACAGCCATCTGCTGCAGGGCTCGCCCAGCAAGGTACTCGTCATTGCCACGGGCAACATCAGCAACACCGATCTGTTGACCCTTTGCGAGTCGTGCCTGAGTCGGATCGAGGACGCGCTCGTCGTCGGAGCCTACGTCAAGCTCAGGCAAGACGGCGTGGTCTCGCATCCACGCCCAGGTTCCTGA